One stretch of Meiothermus cerbereus DSM 11376 DNA includes these proteins:
- a CDS encoding DUF3084 domain-containing protein, producing MTFWAILFLLVLVAALVAYVGDLVAKRVGKRHWRFLGLRPRATATLVAVGTGVLIGLGAFGAFFLLVQDARETILQAEAVRQERNRLRTEVERLESRAASIFSQYEQLKTERDEFEKNNILLARQLTQNVELQRQTRQDLEQALVEREKLRQEVEKLQAASATQREALAQLRQIRLNLLQEKEKLLREKAQLLASGQELSAQALKAEQRLREFEAASHEAKANLARLQARTRELESRLQQLEAEKRNLEGDVALLGVASAPSPPSEHSRLLEALQRDNLELKSKLAEAQRELQQLRERNQVIAASLDKSLRMNLLAEEPVMPGNEQMALSEITRRVDSRVRLIGLRGVEVLESPALTNLKPGLFLARIQSVGADGRARVVIEYRAREQAFPQGEVLASTALVLPASTGEIRRKFNALSRVAENRLTAAGWVPEKLAQGGIALEEFVSLASQLSGKRGGARIAVVALDDLYPTEPPRLGLKLLP from the coding sequence ATGACTTTCTGGGCCATCCTGTTCCTTCTGGTGCTTGTGGCCGCCCTGGTGGCCTATGTGGGCGACCTGGTGGCCAAGCGGGTGGGGAAGCGCCACTGGCGTTTTTTGGGGTTGCGCCCCAGAGCCACCGCAACCCTGGTCGCTGTGGGCACCGGGGTGCTGATTGGCCTGGGGGCGTTTGGGGCGTTCTTCTTGCTGGTGCAGGACGCCCGCGAGACCATCTTGCAGGCCGAGGCGGTGCGGCAGGAACGCAACCGGCTGCGCACAGAGGTAGAGCGGCTGGAGAGCCGTGCGGCCAGCATCTTTAGCCAGTACGAGCAGCTCAAAACCGAGCGTGACGAGTTCGAGAAAAACAACATCCTACTGGCCCGGCAACTCACCCAGAACGTCGAACTCCAGCGCCAAACCCGCCAAGACCTCGAGCAGGCCCTGGTCGAGCGGGAGAAATTGCGTCAGGAAGTAGAAAAGCTCCAGGCCGCCAGCGCCACCCAGCGCGAGGCCCTGGCGCAGCTCCGGCAAATTCGCCTGAACCTGCTGCAAGAAAAAGAAAAGCTGCTGCGAGAAAAAGCGCAGTTGCTGGCCAGCGGTCAAGAGCTTTCGGCCCAGGCCCTCAAGGCCGAGCAGCGGCTGCGGGAGTTCGAGGCCGCCAGCCACGAAGCCAAAGCCAATCTGGCTCGCCTTCAGGCCCGTACCCGTGAGCTCGAGAGCCGCCTGCAACAGCTCGAGGCCGAAAAGCGTAACCTCGAGGGGGATGTGGCCCTTCTGGGGGTTGCCTCTGCCCCATCGCCCCCCAGCGAGCATAGCCGCCTGCTCGAGGCCCTTCAACGCGATAACCTCGAGCTCAAGAGCAAGCTCGCGGAGGCCCAGCGTGAGCTACAACAACTGCGTGAGCGCAACCAGGTGATAGCCGCCAGTCTGGATAAAAGCCTTCGTATGAACCTGCTGGCCGAAGAACCAGTAATGCCGGGCAATGAGCAAATGGCCCTGAGCGAGATCACCCGGCGGGTCGACAGCCGGGTTCGGCTTATTGGCCTGCGCGGCGTGGAAGTCCTGGAAAGTCCGGCCCTGACAAACCTCAAACCAGGACTGTTTCTGGCCCGCATCCAGAGCGTTGGCGCCGATGGGCGGGCCCGGGTAGTCATCGAGTACCGGGCCCGCGAGCAGGCCTTTCCTCAGGGTGAGGTACTGGCCTCCACCGCCCTAGTGCTTCCTGCCAGCACGGGCGAAATACGCCGCAAGTTCAACGCCCTGAGCCGCGTGGCCGAAAATCGGCTTACCGCGGCGGGTTGGGTTCCCGAAAAACTGGCCCAGGGAGGAATTGCCCTCGAGGAGTTCGTAAGCCTGGCCTCTCAGCTTTCCGGTAAACGCGGCGGTGCCCGCATTGCGGTGGTGGCTTTAGATGACCTCTACCCTACCGAGCCGCCCCGCCTGGGCCTCAAGCTGCTGCCATAG
- a CDS encoding S1C family serine protease, whose protein sequence is MRMVLVFILLAFSQALAQAPRLTTPEEVARVEVIRRALPAVVKIFGILRDPQTGNEGPTNGSGFFYAPSRIITNYHVVQDLRDISVELFDGRSFPAQVFAVDKGIDIAILTVQGVTAPAQLSFASSQNLPVGMGLVVIGSPFGQRNLATYGILAGIGPTAAEKNDLDPEVGAEIGDLLFTDARIVQGNSGGPVLDLQGRVVGVANATLGDLSGVGGVGVAIPGDLVRQSVSDLERFGVPQRGNLGATLLDLSELDPILLGRVGLLSTRGAMIEKVQPGGPAARAGLRPAQRDQRGKLVSLGDIILAVGGRAMRNASEVTQTIARYRPGDRVNLTIWRNGQRLDVTVTMIARR, encoded by the coding sequence ATGCGCATGGTTCTTGTGTTTATTCTGCTGGCTTTCTCACAGGCCCTAGCCCAGGCCCCCCGCCTGACCACCCCCGAGGAGGTGGCCCGGGTGGAGGTGATCCGCCGGGCTTTACCTGCGGTGGTCAAAATTTTTGGCATTCTGCGTGATCCGCAGACCGGCAACGAAGGCCCTACCAACGGCTCGGGGTTTTTTTATGCCCCCAGCCGCATTATCACCAACTACCACGTGGTGCAGGATTTGCGCGATATCAGCGTGGAATTATTTGATGGGCGCTCGTTTCCGGCCCAGGTGTTTGCGGTGGACAAAGGCATTGACATTGCCATCCTGACCGTACAGGGGGTAACGGCCCCAGCCCAGCTCTCCTTTGCCAGCTCGCAAAATTTGCCGGTGGGCATGGGTCTGGTGGTCATCGGCAGCCCTTTCGGGCAGCGCAACCTGGCTACGTATGGCATTCTGGCTGGAATCGGCCCCACTGCCGCAGAAAAAAATGACCTCGACCCCGAAGTTGGCGCAGAAATAGGCGATTTGCTCTTCACCGACGCGCGCATTGTGCAGGGCAACTCGGGTGGCCCGGTGCTGGATTTACAGGGCCGGGTGGTGGGGGTAGCCAACGCCACCCTGGGCGACCTGAGCGGTGTTGGCGGGGTAGGGGTTGCCATTCCGGGCGACCTGGTGCGGCAAAGCGTGAGCGACCTCGAGCGCTTTGGTGTCCCCCAGCGCGGCAATCTGGGCGCCACCCTGCTCGACCTGAGCGAGCTCGACCCCATCCTGCTGGGGCGGGTTGGTCTGCTCTCTACCCGCGGAGCCATGATTGAAAAAGTGCAGCCCGGCGGCCCCGCAGCACGGGCGGGCTTGCGCCCCGCCCAGCGCGACCAGCGCGGCAAACTGGTCAGCCTGGGCGATATTATCCTGGCCGTGGGGGGGCGCGCCATGCGCAACGCCAGCGAGGTCACCCAGACCATTGCCCGCTACCGCCCTGGAGATCGGGTCAATTTGACCATCTGGCGCAACGGGCAGCGGCTCGACGTTACAGTAACCATGATTGCGCGGCGCTAA
- a CDS encoding deoxynucleoside kinase: MYIAIEGVIGVGKTTLARLLAERLGAESLHEVVEDNPFLPLFYQDPVRYGFKVQVFFLLSRYKQLLPLSQPSLFAGGVVADYIFDKDAIFAAMNLSGAEWELYSDLYRSLSPKIPTPDLTIYLRAPLPVILERIRRRGRVFEKQIEPEYLARLNEFYERHFATYPHPLWILDTQEFNFAEREADQDWVVQRVQEKLGLSSELQGPTSPSVSDLKRS; encoded by the coding sequence ATGTATATTGCGATTGAAGGAGTAATTGGAGTGGGTAAGACCACCCTGGCCAGGCTGCTGGCCGAGCGGCTGGGGGCCGAAAGTTTGCACGAGGTTGTAGAAGACAACCCATTTTTGCCCCTTTTCTACCAGGATCCAGTTCGCTATGGCTTCAAAGTACAGGTGTTCTTCCTGCTTTCACGCTACAAGCAACTCTTACCCCTCTCGCAGCCCAGCCTTTTTGCTGGCGGGGTGGTGGCCGACTACATCTTCGATAAGGACGCAATATTCGCAGCCATGAACCTTTCTGGAGCCGAATGGGAGCTTTACAGCGACCTCTACAGGAGCCTGTCGCCCAAGATTCCCACCCCCGATCTGACCATCTATCTACGTGCGCCCTTGCCGGTTATTCTGGAACGCATCCGCCGCAGGGGGCGGGTCTTCGAGAAGCAGATAGAGCCAGAATACCTGGCCCGCCTCAACGAGTTCTATGAGCGCCACTTCGCCACCTACCCCCACCCGCTGTGGATTCTGGACACCCAGGAGTTCAACTTTGCCGAACGCGAGGCCGACCAGGACTGGGTGGTGCAGCGCGTGCAGGAAAAGCTGGGACTCTCCAGCGAGCTTCAGGGCCCAACCAGCCCTTCTGTGAGCGACCTGAAGCGCTCGTAG
- a CDS encoding deoxynucleoside kinase, with the protein MYIAIAGNIGSGKSTLTGLLAQRYGLLPVYEAVDENPYLADFYADMGRWAFQSQVFFLAKRLRQHLEQINPAQHVVQDRTIFEDAFIFAQNLWLEGHLSERDWQTYLALYDGIAPALRKPDLLIYVRASLETLQAHIARRGRDYEQRIPQEYLASLNRLYEAWIGAYDLSPVLVISSDSVNYADDEETRELMYRMLEAYGLSTPLV; encoded by the coding sequence ATGTACATCGCAATTGCAGGCAACATTGGCTCCGGCAAATCCACCCTGACCGGGCTGCTGGCACAGCGCTATGGGCTGTTGCCGGTGTACGAAGCAGTGGACGAAAACCCCTACCTGGCCGACTTTTACGCCGACATGGGGCGCTGGGCTTTCCAGTCGCAGGTGTTTTTCCTGGCCAAGCGGCTCAGGCAGCACCTCGAGCAGATCAACCCTGCCCAGCACGTGGTGCAGGATCGCACCATCTTCGAGGACGCCTTTATCTTCGCTCAAAACCTGTGGCTCGAGGGCCACCTCTCGGAGCGGGACTGGCAGACCTACCTGGCCCTCTACGACGGCATTGCACCCGCGTTGCGCAAACCCGACCTGCTGATTTATGTGCGGGCCTCGCTCGAGACCCTGCAGGCCCACATCGCCCGCCGGGGGCGCGACTACGAGCAGCGCATTCCCCAAGAATACCTGGCTTCGCTCAACCGGCTCTACGAAGCCTGGATTGGGGCCTACGACCTCTCGCCGGTACTGGTGATTTCCAGCGACAGCGTCAACTACGCCGACGACGAAGAAACCCGCGAGCTCATGTATCGCATGCTGGAAGCCTACGGCCTGAGCACGCCGTTGGTCTAA